The genomic region CTCGCCCTCGGTGATCCACTCGTGGTCCTTGGTGTAGCTCAGTTCACGGGGCACAGACACAGCGGTACTGCCTTTCGCGGGGGAGTTTCGCAGGTCAGCGGGAACGCTTGTAGAACGGGACGGCGACGACTTCTGCCGGTTCGGCGTGGCCGCGCACGTCCACGACCACCTGGGTGCCCGCGTCGGCGTGCGCGTGGTCGAGGTAGGCGAGCGCGATCGGGTGACCGAGGGTGGGGGAGGGCGCGCCGCTGGTGACCTCGCCCACCACGGTGCCGTCGGCGAGCTTGACCAGCTGCCCGGCGCGCGGGCTGCGGCGGCTCTTGCCGGCCAGCCCGACCAGCGCGCGGGTGGTGTGCGTGCGGGCCTCCAGCGCCGAGCGGCCGACGAAGTCGCCGAGCTTGTCGAAGCGGACCACCCGGCCCAGCCCCGCGTCGAACGGGGTCACCCCGACGTGCAGCTCGTTGCCGTAGAGCGGCATGCCGGCCTCCAGCCGCAGGGTGTCCCGGCAGGCCAGCCCGGCGGGCTTGAGGCCGAGCGGCTCACCGGTCTCGGCGATCCGCTGCCACACCGCGCCGGCCAGCTCGGCGGCCACGTAGACCTCGAAGCCGTCCTCGCCGGTGTAGCCGGTGCGGGCCAGGAACACGTCATGTCCGGCGATCACCGCGGGGCGTCCGGCGTAGTACTTCAGGTCGGTGAGGTCCTGCCCGGTGACCGCGGTCACGATCTCCGCCGACGCCGGGCCCTGCACCGCGATCAGCGCGGTCTCCGCGGACCGGTCGGTCACCTCGGCGGCCAGGCCGTGCGCCCGCTCGCCGAGCAGCGCCCGCACCAGCACCGCGTTGGAGGCGTTGGCCACCACCAGGAACTTCCGCTCGGCCTGCCGGTAGACCACCAGGTCGTCCAGCACTCCACCGTTGGTGTGGCAGAGCATGGTGTACCGCGCCCGGCCGACCGCCAGCGAGCCGATCGCGCCGACCAGCGCGTAGTCCAGCACCCGCCCAGCCTCGGGACCGGTGACCTCGATCTCGCCCATGTGGCTGAGGTCGAACAGCCCGGCGGCCTCCCGGACCACCTTGTGCTCGGCCAGCTCGCTGCTGTAGCGCAGCGGCATCGACCAGCCGGCGAAGTCGGTGAACTGGGCGCCCAGCGCGACGTGCTGGACGTGCAGGGGGCTGCGGCGGGACGCGCCGAGTCCGGTCACGGGAGGCTCCTGTGGTCGAGGCGTCCACGGGCATGCGGACGCCGCTGGCGAGCCTCCCCGCTCTGTCATGGGACCTGAGAGCTTCCCCGCGCGAACACGGGTTGCACCGTGGGTGAGGTGGGCGAACCCACCTGCTTTCCAGAGTCGCCTCGCTCGAACGGTGACGTTGCCTGAGAGTTTCCGGGGAGAGGTTGCTCCTTCGGCGTCCCGTGCGTGCTGCGTGCCGGGATCTCTCCCGCCCGAGCTCAAACGGCCGATATGCGGTTGTGCCGCGAACCTTCCGGGACAGTCGAGGGGTCTGTCAACCCCTGGGCAGCTCGACCTTGACCCGCAGCCCGCCGTCCGGCCGCCGGTGGGCCTTGACCGTGCCGCCGTGCGCGCGGGTGATCGAGTCCACGATGGACAGGCCGAGTCCGGCGCCTTCGCCCTTGTCGGTGCGGCCCTCGCCGCGCCGGAACGGCTCGAAC from Crossiella sp. CA-258035 harbors:
- the gcvT gene encoding glycine cleavage system aminomethyltransferase GcvT, whose product is MTGLGASRRSPLHVQHVALGAQFTDFAGWSMPLRYSSELAEHKVVREAAGLFDLSHMGEIEVTGPEAGRVLDYALVGAIGSLAVGRARYTMLCHTNGGVLDDLVVYRQAERKFLVVANASNAVLVRALLGERAHGLAAEVTDRSAETALIAVQGPASAEIVTAVTGQDLTDLKYYAGRPAVIAGHDVFLARTGYTGEDGFEVYVAAELAGAVWQRIAETGEPLGLKPAGLACRDTLRLEAGMPLYGNELHVGVTPFDAGLGRVVRFDKLGDFVGRSALEARTHTTRALVGLAGKSRRSPRAGQLVKLADGTVVGEVTSGAPSPTLGHPIALAYLDHAHADAGTQVVVDVRGHAEPAEVVAVPFYKRSR